One stretch of Candida orthopsilosis Co 90-125, chromosome 3 draft sequence DNA includes these proteins:
- a CDS encoding Cap1 transcription factor: MTDIKRNFSDVMSYSPDSPRDEENDQKKLHTKPGRKPIDTEPKSKRTAQNRAAQRAYRERKERKMKELEDKVKLLEDENVKAMTETDFLKAQVNILKSELIKYRGSTDFSDLNLPKTVGHLSNPNPKSSNISSSPQDNNDSSSGISKGSVSDKASTHSSISNSSPNFSFGAPWSKDNLRLMKQQQLHANQQNNDSNVPDLVSGSSSSTTPLNDNILVTPDEVTDSGAKNDLSLNFTRNFEEEVDPFCVKLGEACGTKKDPVPKARRPIPNTYNQSKATTESTRFDSPFSLMSPTYPKFSTESNVEDNNEYNDNELFNLNTTDFDFNLVDNKYKDSEDPLSFLNDNNFDVSLAFGNTNNNGGDKNIADLLTTEESMYDPLNKDEVNTDFNFNDFIKNSITDINRNSVSKDSGEVAPTKKEEGAIEEDDSSSDEVVPAPRATMKCSEIWDRITAHPKYTEIDIDGLCNEMKNKAKCSERGVVINSDDVSSLLERSIRK; this comes from the coding sequence ATGACCGATATCAAACGTAATTTCTCAGATGTGATGTCATATTCACCCGATTCACCCAGAGACGAGGAAAATGATCAAAAGAAGCTTCATACAAAACCAGGCAGAAAGCCAATCGATACTGAACCTAAATCTAAAAGAACAGCTCAAAATAGAGCAGCTCAAAGGGCTTATAGGGAGAGAAAAGAACGTAAAATGAAGGAATTAGAAGATAAAGTCAAACTTCTAGAGGATGAAAACGTGAAAGCAATGACTGAAACCGATTTCTTGAAAGCACAAGTAAACATTTTAAAAAGTGAGTTGATTAAGTATAGAGGGTCAACTGATTTCCTGGACTTGAATCTTCCAAAAACTGTTGGCCATTTGAGCAATCCTAATCCTAAATCAAGCAATATTAGTCTGTCACCCCAAGATAACAATGATAGCTCCTCTGGCATTTCAAAGGGATCAGTTTCAGATAAGGCATCAACACACTCGTCGATATCCAACAGTTcacccaatttttcattcgGTGCACCTTGGTCAAAGGATAACTTAAGACTTAtgaagcaacaacaattacatgctaatcaacaaaacaatgaCTCCAATGTCCCAGATTTGGTTTCTggttcatcatcgtcaacTACACCATTGAACGACAATATTTTAGTAACACCAGATGAAGTGACAGATTCAGGAGCTAAAAATGACTTGTCGTTGAATTTCACACGTAATTTTGAGGAAGAAGTTGATCCATTCTGTGTTAAATTAGGCGAGGCATGTGGTACAAAGAAGGATCCTGTGCCCAAGGCTAGAAGGCCGATACCGAATACTTATAATCAACTGaaagcaacaacagaaTCGACGCGGTTTGATTCACCATTTTCGCTCATGTCACCTACGTatccaaaattttcaactgaaCTGAATGTAGAGGACAACAATGAATATAACGATAATGAGTTATTTAACTTGAACACaactgattttgatttcaatttagttGATAACAAGTATAAAGACTCAGAAGACCCATTGAGTTTCCTCAATGATAACAATTTCGACGTTTCATTAGCATTTGGAAACACAAATAATAATGGTGGAGATAAAAATATTGCTGATTTATTAACCACTGAAGAATCCATGTACGACCCATTAAACAAGGACGAAGTAAACACGGActttaatttcaatgacTTTATTAAGAACTCGATAACTGATATCAATAGGAACTCAGTGCTGAAAGATAGTGGTGAGGTAGCACCAAccaagaaagaagaaggtgcTATTGAAGAGGATGATAGCAGTAGTGATGAGGTTGTTCCAGCACCAAGAGCTACAATGAAATGTAGTGAAATCTGGGATAGGATCACAGCTCATCCTAAATAtactgaaattgatattgatggaTTATGTAACGAGATGAAGAATAAAGCCAAATGTTCAGAGAGGGGAGTAGTGATAAACTCAGATGATGTCAGTCTGTTGTTGGAAAGAAGTATAAGGAAGTAA
- a CDS encoding Mak10 protein (S. cerevisiae homolog MAK10 has peptide alpha-N-acetyltransferase activity, has role in N-terminal protein amino acid acetylation and localizes to NatC complex): MSLPNIDDLKINQNDADLVDITQNVFASVQQLKENKVVKSALFELLDGTRALEVLNPRHDTGLIELDDDEIFFDCSMPQTATSIVNIQTKLLAQLVNWLEGHSLSETVLSCRYVQTMLENYFQDPSSVNHKCAFSQTKLKPQSYAKDTNYWLVHRVLKVFVKGLCRFIGSVSNLAKTFLYEEEDLITRSHDLNYFSEVPPQTVIDEINGEFEWVLSHEIEHSDIIISQMKLVQYLNQFEVKITSQHISFMENNPQMEQLFLFREEAVDEINHIRQFEMDESNIPKGAFSKFIQVEMGNTNVPVDLASVANTAYCDHLAGIFTVVKRFVNQAATIKSMNQLHDYLQFNIKYPIENLSVFARGLFQLFFIRDDKSIFGSPIDLPQLTVKIIENLVGPNTSFFMPLEPQLSQVKGSIAAEILAKYDSLMQDLDSAMYNNHCIYGANRCRVQQLISKSLVLWDTLQVEWEAFEIQMFQEFQVGDLINDSDPAITITSFIYYQKMELMIELLLGGAGLELYKPFELYLIYWYGDILLENLIQHLKLRIKRILLGKMDVIEEKLPKKIKKLKSGSKKDALKEQLKHGQEVIIPRILSTIRHQDYLVESFENLQRLVNCFKGYYGILSKLRLLDFTKGPMNNLTSMEHLFYLRMKPWSSIGVPQFPSYNVYRKALATIQPESNNHANLLKCLGSLTKLKSDLVTVEKQIQKSLAYVARQSNDFIENSLIQQWYSQLAKTALDLGVEISNLGKILSTNKDDLSKIHQCYHHVMKPAKHKYFIQVQVEANEQ, from the exons ATGTCATTACCAAATATAG ATGACCtaaaaatcaaccaaaatgATGCTGATCTAGTCGATATAACTCAAAATGTTTTCGCCTCAgtacaacaattgaaagaaaataaagtGGTAAAGTCGGCCTTATTTGAATTGCTCGATGGGACGAGAGCATTGGAAGTACTAAATCCAAGACATGACACAGGATTGATTGAattagatgatgatgaaatattttttgaCTGTTCAATGCCACAAACTGCAACATCAATTGTCAATATTCAAACTAAATTACTTGCACAGCTAGTCAATTGGTTGGAGGGACACAGCCTTTCTGAAACTGTACTTAGTTGCCGATATGTGCAAACAATGTTGGAAAACTACTTTCAAGATCCCAGTCTGGTCAATCATAAATGTGCATTTAGtcaaaccaaattgaagCCACAGAGTTATGCAAAAGATACAAATTACTGGTTAGTCCACCGGGTCTTGAAAGTGTTTGTAAAGGGGTTGTGTAGGTTTATTGGGTCTGTGAGTAACCTAGCAAAAACATTTTTATatgaggaagaagatttgATAACAAGAAGTCACGATTTAAACTATTTTTCAGAAGTACCACCCCAAACTGTCATTGATGAGATCAATGGGGAATTCGAATGGGTTTTGAGTCATGAAATAGAGCATTCAGATATAATCATTAGTCAAATGAAGTTGGTGCAGTATcttaatcaatttgaagtGAAGATCACATCTCAACATATATCATTTATGGAGAATAACCCACAAATGGAACAGTTATTTTTATTTCGCGAAGAAGCAGTCGATGAAATCAACCATATCagacaatttgaaatggaTGAGTCGAATATACCGAAAGGCGCATTTTCCAAGTTCATCCAAGTGGAAATGGGCAATACCAATGTACCTGTTGACTTAGCTTCTGTTGCAAACACTGCATATTGTGATCACTTGGCAGGAATATTTACTGTTGTCAAAAGGTTCGTCAACCAAGCAGCAACCATTAAGtcaatgaatcaattaCACGATTACCTACAgttcaatatcaaatacCCCATTGAAAACCTTTCAGTCTTTGCCCGAGGAttgtttcaactttttttcaTTCGTGATGATAAATCCATTTTTGGTTCTCCCATAGATTTGCCCCAGTTAACTGTTAAAATAATTGAGAATTTAGTTGGTCCAAATACCTCATTCTTTATGCCTCTTGAACCCCAATTATCGCAAGTCAAGGGTTCCATAGCAGCGGAGATTCTAGCCAAATATGACTCACTCATGCAAGATTTGGATAGTGCCATGTACAACAATCATTGCATATATGGAGCCAATCGTTGCCGAGTACAAcaattaatttcaaaaagtttggTATTGTGGGACACTTTGCAAGTTGAGTGGGAAGCATTTGAAATCCAAATGTTTCAGGAGTTTCAAGTGGGGGATTTAATCAACGACAGTGATCCAGCAATTACTATCACTTCGTTCATATACTATCAGAAGATggaattgatgattgaaTTATTGCTTGGGGGTGCTGGCTTGGAACTTTATAAACCTTTTGAGTTGTATTTAATCTATTGGTATGGTGATATTTTATTAGAGAATTTGATTCAGCATTTAAAGTTGCGGATCAAGAGAATTCTTTTGGGCAAAATGGATGTCATAGAGGAGAAATTACCcaaaaagatcaagaagttgaagagtGGATCCAAGAAGGACGCCTTGAaggaacaattgaaacatgGACAGGAGGTTATCATACCACGAATACTATCCACCATTCGTCACCAAGACTATCTTGTTGAATCTTTTGAGAATTTGCAACGTTtagtcaattgtttcaaaggGTATTATGGtattctttcaaaattgaggCTACTTGATTTCACTAAGGGTCCAATGAATAACTTGACGTCAATGGAACATTTATTCTATTTAAGGATGAAGCCATGGTCTTCAATTGGTGTACCACAATTTCCATCTTACAACGTATACCGAAAAGCACTTGCAACAATACAACCCGAATCTAATAATCATGCAAATTTATTAAAGTGTTTAGGGTCATTGACTAAGCTTAAAAGTGATTTGGTAACAGTGGAGaagcaaattcaaaagctGCTAGCTTATGTCGCCCGTCAAAGCAACGATTTCATTGAAAACTctttgattcaacaatggtacTCTCAATTGGCTAAAACCGCATTGGATTTAGGTGTGGAAATTAGCAACTTGGGTAAGATCCTATCCACGAATAAAGACGACTTGTCTAAAATTCACCAATGTTACCACCATGTAATGAAACCAGCTAAACATAAATATTTCATCCAAGTACAAGTGGAGGCAAATGAACAGTAG
- a CDS encoding ubiquinone oxidoreductase, which yields MSTSIFRFAKNIYKSGLRRAGWQLQVHNDVKSGTLVGTDDHGNKYYETDAPEEPILRTRWVEYNNWSPDMSQVEPGWHYWLGYGSNTPPNKLQGDEKTTRAYPLPAQHKPNMTNSPGAYVCYNTAKPKCQSWSPEVKERTGEKVETRV from the coding sequence ATGTCTACATCAATATTCCGTTTTGCGAAAAACATATACAAATCAGGATTAAGAAGGGCAGGTTGGCAATTACAAGTACACAACGATGTCAAGAGTGGTACATTAGTAGGAACTGATGATCATGGTAACAAATATTATGAAACTGATGCACCCGAAGAACCAATATTAAGAACAAGATGGGTCGAATATAACAACTGGTCTCCAGACATGTCACAAGTTGAACCAGGATGGCATTATTGGTTGGGTTATGGATCGAATACTCCACCAAATAAGTTACAAGGAGATGAGAAAACCACTAGAGCTTATCCTTTACCTGCTCAGCATAAACCCAACATGACCAATTCTCCTGGTGCCTATGTTTGTTATAATACTGCCAAACCAAAATGTCAAAGTTGGAGTCCTGAAGTGAAGGAAAGAACAGGTGAGAAAGTTGAGACGAGAGTATAG
- a CDS encoding Dys1 protein (S. cerevisiae homolog DYS1 has transferase activity, transferring alkyl or aryl (other than methyl) groups, has role in peptidyl-lysine modification to hypusine and localizes to cytoplasm): protein MAESGKLPNLASDAVLKQSIPVPDSFEEVSGIDYSKDNAYNMNAKDLISSMSKMGFQASSLSQACKIIDEMRTWRGKHKSELEEHKQGGEFDNKGFQKTTIFMGYTSNLISSGLRDTLRYLVQHKMVSAIVATAGGVEEDLIKCLAPTYMGDYTLPGKGLRDQGMNRIGNLLVPNDNYCKFEEWIVPIFDQILQEQQEELAKEGPNAFDANSKANWTPSRLIDRLGKEINDETSVLYWAHKNQIPIFCPALTDGSIGDMLFFHTFKASPQQLRLDIVADIRRINSMSMEASKAGMIILGGGLIKHHICNACLMRNGADYAVYINTGQEFDGSDAGARPDEAISWGKIKADAKSVKVYADVSLVLPLIVAATFASECPEASGER from the coding sequence ATGGCTGAGTCAGGTAAACTTCCCAACTTGGCATCAGATGCCGTCttaaaacaatcaatacCAGTTCCTGactcatttgaagaagtcAGTGGTATCGACTACTCCAAAGACAATGCATACAATATGAATGCTaaagatttgatttcatcaatgtcaaaaatGGGATTCCAAGCCAGCTCTTTATCACAGGCGTGTAAAATTATCGATGAAATGAGAACTTGGAGAGGCAAACACAAATCAGAACTTGAAGAGCACAAGCAAGGTGGAGAATTTGACAACAAAGGATTTCAGAAGACAACCATCTTTATGGGTTATACATCAAACTTGATTTCAAGTGGGTTGAGAGACACTTTGCGTTACTTAGTTCAACATAAGATGGTTAGCGCTATTGTTGCCACTGCTGGtggtgttgaagaagatttgattaaatGCTTGGCTCCAACATACATGGGGGATTATACATTACCCGGAAAAGGATTACGAGATCAAGGAATGAACAGAATCGGTAACTTGTTGGTACCAAACGATAATTACTGTAAGTTTGAAGAGTGGATTGTTCCTatatttgatcaaattttacaagaacaacaagaagagTTAGCCAAAGAAGGTCCTAATGCATTCGATGCCAATTCCAAGGCTAACTGGACCCCGTCAAGACTCATTGATAGATtaggaaaagaaatcaatgatgaaacttCAGTACTTTATTGGGCCCACAAGAATCAAATCCCCATTTTCTGCCCAGCCTTAACTGATGGTTCTATTGGTGATATGTTATTTTTCCACACATTCAAAGCATCGCCACAGCAATTACGTCTAGACATCGTAGCTGATATTAGaagaatcaattcaatgtCAATGGAAGCATCAAAAGCAGGTATGATTATTTTGGGTGGTGGTTTGATTAAACATCATATCTGTAATGCATGTTTAATGAGAAACGGTGCTGATTATGCTGTATACATCAATACAGGACAAGAATTTGATGGATCTGATGCTGGTGCAAGACCTGATGAAGCTATTAGTTGGGGTAAGATTAAAGCTGACGCAAAATCAGTCAAAGTGTATGCTGATGTAAGTTTAGTTCTTCCATTAATAGTTGCCGCTACATTTGCAAGTGAGTGCCCAGAAGCAAGTGGTGAGAGATAG
- a CDS encoding Gpa2 G-protein alpha subunit, with amino-acid sequence MGSCMSKDTSQVNGTSKPSNIQAKRQEQTQTVNNQSKSQQSQQPQSSSLHPTQQQQSTGSTSEHEKSNNSTLDNNGQSAFSEKQAGSPNGGADGAVATANGNGTIANGQAINPVDAAAKSNTEQEVKVLLLGSGESGKSTIVKQMKILHQNGYTQEELYEYKPFIYKNVMDCIKNVINAIIDLDPELIKPKVEEGVDGVGAGATTSDVQDPSEVVNGTWRKHVLDYDSLNEVLDYEILLDGTNDAIFDPTIAGKIEQIYNTPEVKDFMIHKQGQFYLIDSTEYFMTNLKRIAQPDYIPSTTDVLRTRKKTSGIFDFVFDMGNDLHIHMFDVGGQRSERKKWIHCFDNVTLIIFCVSLSEYDQVLLEENNQNRLEESIALFDSVVNSRWFARTSVVLFLNKIDVFAEKLQYSPLETHFPDYTGGNNINKAAKYILWRFNQVNRSGLNIYPHVTQATDTSNIQLVMAAVKETIMENTLKDSGLI; translated from the coding sequence ATGGGTTCGTGTATGTCAAAAGACACTTCACAAGTGAATGGTACATCTAAACCATCCAATATTCAAGCCAAACGACAAGAGCAAACACAAACTGTAAACAATCAACTGAAATCACAGCAATCACAACAACCCCAGTCATCAAGTCTACATCCTacccaacaacaacagctgACTGGATCAACAAGCGAGCAcgaaaaatcaaataactCTACTCTAGATAACAATGGACAATCAGCATTTAGTGAAAAACAAGCAGGTCTGCCTAATGGTGGAGCTGATGGCGCTGTAGCAACTGCAAATGGCAATGGCACAATAGCCAATGGTCAAGCAATAAATCCAGTTGACGCTGCAGCAAAATCTAATACAGAACAAGAAGTCAAGGTGCTACTTTTAGGGTCCGGGGAAAGTGGTAAATCTACCATTGTtaaacaaatgaaaatCTTACATCAAAACGGGTACACACAAGAGGAATTGTATGAATATAAACCCTTCATTTATAAGAATGTTATGGATTGCATTAAAAATGTCATCAATGCAATTATCGATTTAGACCCCGAGTTGATCAAACCgaaagttgaagaaggcGTCGATGGtgttggtgctggtgcTACCACCTCTGATGTACAAGACCCGTCCGAAGTTGTTAATGGCACTTGGCGCAAACACGTTCTTGATTATGATTCCCTAAATGAAGTATTGGATTATGAGATTTTACTCGATGGAACCAACGATGCCATATTTGATCCAACAATAGCtggaaaaattgaacaaatttacAATACACCTGAAGTCAAGGACTTTATGATTCATAAACAAGGTCAATTCTATCTCATCGACTCTACAGAATATTTCATGACgaatttgaagagaatTGCTCAACCAGATTACATTCCATCAACAACCGATGTATTACGTACAAGAAAAAAGACATCGGGtatatttgattttgtttttgatatgGGTAATGACCTTCATATCCATATGTTTGACGTTGGTGGACAAAGATCAGAACGTAAGAAATGGattcattgttttgataatgtaACATTAATCATCTTTTGCGTCTCACTTTCAGAATATGATCAAGTATTATTGGAagaaaataatcaaaatcGATTAGAAGAAAGTATTGCATTATTTGACTCAGTAGTTAACTCACGATGGTTTGCTAGAACTAGTGTTGTGTTATTTTTAAACAAGATTGATGTATTTGCCGAAAAATTACAATATTCGCCTTTGGAAACCCATTTTCCTGATTACACTGGTGGTAATAATATCAATAAAGCAGCAAAATATATTCTTTGGAGATTTAATCAAGTTAATCGATCAGGATTGAATATTTATCCTCATGTCACTCAAGCCACTGATACTAGCAATATACAATTGGTGATGGCAGCTGTAAAGGAGACAATTATGGAAAATACATTAAAAGATAGTGGACTTATATAA
- a CDS encoding kinase subunit of RNA polymerase II carboxy-terminal domain kinase I, whose protein sequence is MSNRPKGPRQHVQPPSGPSRQRQQGYRERDEYRPNYRNGPPTGPRSQQHSTPPPLPSVSASASQTKPPIRPSGPASRSYRSSSPSVGVKRPLPSGPSSFNKRRDFSSNKRGYAGRSSYVPGASKKEIEPTLTRDQIYSIKESRSSAIYERVQQVGEGTYGKVYKAKNSITNEYVAVKKLRLESEREGFPITAIREIKLLQSFDHPNIVGLLEMMVEHNQIYMVFDYMDHDLTGLLTHPELQLQESHRKYIFKQLMEGLNYLHEKRIIHRDIKGSNILLDNLGNLKIADFGLARTMKILGEGEVADFTNRVITIWYRPPELLLGATDYGREVDIWGVGCLLIELYAKIAAFRGMDEISQLSKIFNILGTPTLESWPRIDKLPWFEMLKPKINIASKFDKKYRDVMTPEAFKLAEKLLALNPNHRPTAHEALEDEYFSKKPHPEPLTFLKDLKGEWHEFETKKRRREERKRIKEEEDAELAASKLKGNGKETRTRANSIGDTAESVARETGSEKVSPDLYTGETSGKT, encoded by the coding sequence ATGTCAAATCGACCAAAGGGACCTCGCCAGCATGTACAGCCGCCATCGGGACCCTCGAGACAGAGACAGCAGGGATACCGCGAACGTGACGAATACAGGCCGAATTATAGAAACGGTCCACCAACTGGTCCTCGCAGTCAACAACATTCTACTCCACCCCCACTACCATCTGTATCAGCATCAGCATCACAAACCAAGCCACCAATTAGACCATCGGGACCAGCTAGCCGATCATACCGATCACTGAGTCCAAGTGTTGGTGTCAAACGTCCTCTTCCATCTGGTCCATCAAGTTTTAACAAGAGGCGTGATTTTAGTAGCAATAAGCGAGGCTATGCTGGACGAAGCTCTTATGTTCCTGGTGCAtccaaaaaagaaatagaACCTACATTAACTCGTGATCAAATATATTCAATAAAGGAGCTGCGGAGTAGTGCAATATATGAACGGGTACAACAAGTTGGAGAAGGTACATATGGAAAAGTATACAAGGCAAAAAATTCTATAACTAATGAGTATGTAGCAGTAAAGAAATTGCGACTAGAAAGTGAACGTGAAGGGTTCCCTATCACTGCCATACGTGAAATTAAACTATTACAATCATTTGATCACCCAAACATTGTTGGATTATTGGAAATGATGGTTGAACATAATCAAATTTACATGGTTTTCGACTATATGGATCATGATTTGACGGGGTTGCTTACACATCCAgaattgcaattgcaagAAAGTCATCGCAAGTACATATTCAAACAGTTGATGGAAGGGTTGAATTATCTTCATGAAAAGAGGATAATTCATCGAGATATTAAAGGGTCAAATATATTATTGGACAACTTGgggaatttgaaaattgctGATTTCGGATTAGCTAGAACAATGAAGATTTTAGGTGAGGGTGAGGTTGCTGATTTTACCAATAGAGTGATTACAATTTGGTATCGCCCACCCGAATTATTGCTTGGTGCTACTGATTACGGGCGCGAAGTGGATATATGGGGAGTTGGGTGTCTATTAATTGAATTGTATGCTAAAATAGCTGCTTTCAGAGGTATGGATGAAATTAGTCAATTGAGTAAAATATTCAATATATTGGGGACACCTACATTAGAATCATGGCCTcgaattgataaattaccCTGGtttgaaatgttgaaacCAAAGATCAACATTGCTTCCAAGTTTGATAAAAAGTACAGGGATGTAATGACGCCTGAAGCTTTTAAATTGGCCGAGAAATTATTAGcattgaatccaaatcataGACCAACGGCTCATGAAGCATTGGAAGATGAATATTTCTCCAAGAAGCCACACCCTGAACCATTAACGTTTttaaaagatttgaaaggAGAATGGcatgaatttgaaactaaaaagagaagaagagaggaaaggaaaagaataaaagaagaggaagatgcTGAATTGGCTGCTAGTAAATTGAAAGGAAATGGTAAGGAGACACGCACACGTGCTAATAGTATTGGTGATACTGCTGAGAGTGTTGCACGTGAGACCGGTAGTGAAAAAGTGTCGCCAGATCTTTACACTGGAGAAACATCGGGAAAAACGTAA
- a CDS encoding Gfa1 Glucosamine-6-phosphate synthase (homotetrameric enzyme of chitin/hexosamine biosynthesis), which translates to MCGIFGYVNFLVDKNRGEIVDTLIEGLQRLEYRGYDSAGLAVDGKLVKDGENGEIMTNIIVKCPGKVKVLKQKVHDDNIDRTDVFDNHAGIAHTRWATHGQPKEENCHPHRSDAAKGEFIVVHNGIITNFAALREYLLSKGHQFESETDTECIAKLFKHFYDLNLKAGVSPDFNELTKQVLHELEGSYGLLVKSFHYPGEVCGTRKGSPLLVGVKTDRKLKVDFVDVEFENNASGAVAQQQIGQTLSSMNGPNGATAQDLGFIPVAPGDQNLRTSQSRAFLSEDDLPTPVEFFLSSDPASVVQHTKKVLFLEDDDIAHIYDGELHIHRASTKSAGESTVRPIQTLEMELNEIMKGPFKHFMQKEIFEQPDSTFNTMRGRIDFEKNTVTLGGLKAWLPTIRRCRRILMIACGTSYHSCLATRSIFEELTEIPVSVELASDFLDRRSPVFRDDTCVFVSQSGETADSILALQYCLERGALTVGIVNSVGSSMSRQTHCGVHINAGPEIGVASTKAYTSQYIALVMFALSLSNDSISRASRHEEIIQGLQKIPEQIKQVLKLEDKIKKLCNDDLNDQKSLLLLGRGYQFATALEGALKIKEISYMHSEGVLAGELKHGVLALVDDKLPIIAFATRDSLFPKTMSAIEQVTARDGRPIVVCNEGDAIISNDKVHTTLEVPQTVDCLQGLLNVIPVQLISYWLAVNRGIDVDFPRNLAKSVTVE; encoded by the exons ATGTG TGGTATATTTGGATACGTTAATTTCTTAGTTGACAAAAACAGAggtgaaattgttgatactCTTATTGAAGGGTTACAAAGATTGGAATATAGAGGTTATGATTCTGCTGGTTTGGCTGTTGATGGAAAATTAGTTAAGGATGGTGAAAATGGCGAAATCATGACCAATATTATTGTTAAATGTCCAGGAAAAGTTAAAGTCCTTAAACAAAAAGTTCATGATGACAACATTGATAGAACTGATGTGTTTGATAACCATGCAGGAATTGCTCATACTAGATGGGCCACTCATGGTCAACCAAAGGAGGAAAATTGCCATCCTCATAGATCAGATGCTGCTAAAGGtgaatttattgttgttcatAATGGTATCATTACCAATTTTGCTGCATTGAGAGAATATTTGTTGTCAAAGGGacatcaatttgaaagtgaaACTGATACTGAATGTATTGCCAAATTATTTAAACATTTTTATGATTTAAACTTGAAAGCTGGTGTTTCCCctgatttcaatgaattgaCTAAACAAGTGTTGCATGAATTGGAAGGTTCTTATGGTTTATTGGTTAAATCGTTCCATTATCCTGGTGAAGTTTGTGGTACTAGAAAAGGTTCACCATTGTTGGTTGGTGTTAAAACTGATCgtaaattgaaagttgattttgttgatgttgaatttgaaaacaatgcTTCAGGTGCTGTtgctcaacaacaaattggtCAAACTTTATCCTCCATGAACGGACCAAATGGTGCAACTGCTCAGGATTTGGGCTTTATTCCAGTTGCTCCTGGTGACCAAAATTTGAGAACTTCACAATCAAGAGCATTTCTttctgaagatgatttacCAACCCCggttgaattttttttgagTTCAGATCCGGCTTCAGTTGTTCAACACACTAAAAAAGTCTTATTTttagaagatgatgatattgctCATATTTATGACGGTGAATTACATATTCATAGAGCTTCTACAAAGAGTGCTGGTGAATCTACAGTTAGACCTATTCAAACTTTGGAaatggaattgaatgaaattatGAAAGGTCCATTTAAGCATTTTATGCAAAAggaaatttttgaacaacCTGATTCGACTTTTAATACCATGAGAGGtagaattgattttgagaaaAATACAGTGACTTTGGGTGGTTTGAAAGCATGGTTACCCACGATTAGAAGATGTAGAAGAATCCTAATGATTGCTTGTGGTACTTCATATCATTCATGTTTAGCAACAAGGTCgatttttgaagaattgaccGAAATTCCCGTTAGTGTTGAATTAGCTAGTGATTTCCTTGATAGAAGATCACCAGTTTTCCGTGATGATActtgtgtttttgtttctcaatCTGGTGAAACTGCTGATTCTATATTGGCATTACAATACTGTTTAGAAAGAGGGGCTTTAACTGTTGGTATTGTCAATTCTGTTGGTTCTTCGATGTCTAGACAAACCCATTGCGGTGTTCATATCAATGCAGGACCTGAAATTGGTGTTGCTTCAACAAAGGCTTATACTTCACAATATATTGCCCTTGTTATGTTTGCCCTTTCATTATccaatgattcaatttcaagagCAAGTAGACACGAAGAAATCATACAAGGGTTACAAAAGATACCAGAACAAATTAAACAAGTTTTGAAGTTGGAAGATAAGATTAAGAAATTATgtaatgatgatttaaatGACCAAAaatcattgttgttattaGGTAGAGGATATCAATTTGCTACTGCATTGGAGGGAGCTttaaaaattaaagaaatttcaTATATGCATTCAGAAGGTGTATTGGCTGGTGAATTAAAACATGGTGTATTGGCATTGGTTGATGACAAATTGCCTATAATTGCATTTGCCACACGTGATTCACTTTTCCCAAAAACAATGTCAgcaattgaacaagttaCTGCTAGAGATGGTAgaccaattgttgtttgtaatGAAGGTGATGCTATTATATCGAATGATAAAGTTCATACTACTTTGGAAGTACCACAAACTGTTGATTGTTTACAAGGATTATTGAATGTTATTCCTGTACAATTGATTAGTTATTGGTTGGCGGTCAATCGGGGTATTGATGTCGATTTCCCTCGTAATTTGGCCAAATCAGTCACTGTTGAATAG